TCGAACCCGGCAGGTCGAGATCGAGAAAGGCCGGCAGGTTTTTCTCCACCGCGACCCGGCCAACCGTCATGAAGATCGGGCGGGGTAGGTCGAAGGGATTTGCCTCAAGCGGCTGCGGGTGGAACAGTTCGGTATCGATGCCTCGGCTCCAGAGCCGTAAATTGCCGATCTTGCGTTCTTCCAGCTCTCGTTTCAGGCTTTCGGTCGCCACCATGCAGGCACCACCGGCGCGGTGAAACCAGCGCACATAGGCATAGAGCAGCGAAAGCGGCAATGGCAGCCGGGCCGCGACATATTCGGGAAACCGGGTGTGATAGCTGGTGGAAAAGGCGAGGCCCTGGCTCAGGCACCAGCGCCGCGCCAATAGGCCCAGCGGCCCTTCGGTGGCGATATGGATCAGGTCCGGGCGGCTTTGCTTGATCGCGGCGGCAATGCGCCACGGACTGGCCAGCGACAGGCGGATTTCCGGGTAGGTCGGCATCGGCAGGCTGCGATAGTCCGCAGGCGTCACCATGGTGACGGTAACGCCCATCCTGGTCAGTTCGGCATTGGTATTTTCAATGGAGCGCACCACGCCATTCACCTGCGGATGCCAGGCATCGGTCACGATTGTCAATCTCATCGCGCGTGCTCCTCGATCCGATGCGGTGCTCAACGCACAGGTAGCGTTATCCCGCTTGAAATGCTCCCCCGGCGAAACGGGAGCCTGCTATCGGGTGCCATTTCGCCGGGGAATCACGCAGAAGCCCCCGCCACTGTCCTTGGGCTTATGGGCCAGCATTGTAACAAAGGAATGAAGGTGGATTGATCGCTGGACTTGACCATTGCCACTGGTCATAGCCGCATCGAACCCTATAGTCTTGAAGATGCCGAATTTTTTGAGCAGAGGATGGGCCAGATGCCGACTAAGACCGATCGAGCCAGCAAAACCGCAGTGAAAGCAGGGGGTGATTGGTGGCGCGGCGCGGTTATCTATCAGGTCTATCCACGCTCGTTTCAGGACACGACAGGCGATGGCATCGGCGACATCAAGGGCATAACCCAGCGCTTGCCCTATATCGCCTCGCTCGGTGTCGATGCCATCTGGCTGTCGCCGTTCTTCACCTCGCCCATGGCTGACATGGGCTATGACGTCTCGGACTATTGCGATGTCGATCCGATGTTCGGCACACTTGCCGATTTCGACGCGATGATGACCAAGGCGCATGATCTCGGCCTGAAAGTGATTATCGACCAGGTAATTTCCCATACGTCCGATCAGCACCCCTGGTTCATTGAGAGCCGCGCCAGCCGCAACAATCCCAAGGCTGACTGGTATGTCTGGGCCAATGCCAAGCCGGATGGCACCGCGCCGAGCAATTGGCTATCGGTGTTCGGCGGCCCGGCCTGGGAATGGGATGGGGTGCGCAAGCAATATTACATGCATAATTTCCTGGGCTCGCAGCCGGATCTGAATTTCCACAATCCGCAGGTGCAGCAGGCGGTGCTGGACGCCACCCATTTCTGGCTGGAGCGCGGCGTGGACGGTTTCCGGCTGGATACCGTGAACTATTATTTTCACGACAAGGAATTGCGCAACAACCCGCCACATGCGCCAGATAGCGGCGATGCCGGACTCGATGCGCCGGATGTCAATCCCTACGGCATGCAGGAGCATCTGCACGACAAGACCCAGCCGGAAAATATCGGTTTCCTGCAAAAACTGCGGGCGCTTCTGGATGAATATCAAGACCGCACCACGGTGGGTGAGGTGGGCGATGGTGCGCGGTCGTTGAAAACCGTGGCCGCCTATACCAGCGGCGGCGACAAGCTGCATATGTGCTACACATTCGATCTGCTGGGGCCGCATTTCACGCCGTCTCATATTCGCGATTGCGTCACCTCTTTCCAGTCCATGGTTAGGGATGGCTGGGTGTGCTGGGCCTTTTCCAACCATGACGTGGTGCGCCATGTGTCGCGCTTTGCCCAGGGGCCGGAGGAAATGCCGCAGGTGGCCAAGCTCGCTATCGGCATTCTCGCCAGCCTGCGCGGCTCGATCTGCCTTTATCAGGGCGAGGAACTCGGCCTGCCGGAGGCGGATATCGCCTTTGAAGACCTGCGCGATCCCTATGGCATCCGCTTCTGGCCGTCTTTCAAGGGCCGCGACGGATGCCGCACGCCGATGGTCTGGGAAAAAGCCAAGGCTCAGGCCGGTTTTACCAGTGGCAAACCATGGCTGCCGGTACAGCCGGACCAGCAGGCTCTGTCGGTGGACGCCCAGGACAAGGACAAAAGCTCGGTGCTTAACCATTACCGCAGCATGCTTGCCTTGCGCAAAGCCCATCCGGCCCTGCGCGATGGATCAATGTCCTTCCTAGATATCAACGAGGATGTGCTGGCTTTCCTGCGCGGGGAGAACAGCGAAAGATTGCTGTTCGTCTTCAACATGCGGCGCGGACCGCAGGAGGTTCGCCTGCCGGAGCATATGACGGTGAAGGAGATCATCGCTTTGCCGGATGCCCGCAGTACGTTCGAAAAGGGCGTTATTACGCTCGATGCGCTGGACGGTTTTTGCGCGCGGGTGTGACAGTTTTTCAATAATGATAGCGGCATTGCGCTACGATCAGCACTTGATCGCTATCCTGACCTTTCACCGCATAAACCAGTCGGTGTTCCTGGCTGATGCGGCGTGACCAGAAGCCTTTGAACTGGCCTTTCAGTGGCTCTGGCTTGCCAATGCCGGAAAAGGGATGGCGTTTGGTGTCCTTTAGCAGGGCATTGATCCGCTGCGCCGTTTTGGGATCGGTTTCCTGCCAGAAGCAGTAATCTTCCCAGCCTTCATCTGTAAAGGCGACCAGCATGGATCAGGCGTCATCCAGATCAGGGAGGTGGCGCGGGGAAAAGCGGCCTGCTTCTATCGCCTGTTTCGCCTTCAGCAGACGGCTGGCATTGGCGGGCGAGGAGAGGAGATGCAGAGTTTCCACCATGCTCTCATATTCTTCCTTGCTCATCAGCACGGCAGAGGGCTTGTCCCGGCGCACGATCTCCACCGCCGATGCATCCTCGTTTACCTTGTCGAGCAGCCCGGCCAGTTCGGCCCGCGCTTTGGAAAAAAACACCGTGTCCATCAGGATCTCCCACTTGTACTGAATATAGTACAAGTCGAAGGTCGGTGCAATCACTCACCCAATCAGCATGAATTTATCGACATCCACCATGCCCTTGTCGGAAATCTTCAAATGCGGGATGACCGGCAACGGCAGGAAGGCGACCTGCAAAAACGGCTCCTGCAAGGTGGTGCCAAGCGCGTAAGCCGCTTTTCGCAGTTCATGGAGAGTGTCGCGAACGCTCTCGAACGGCTCAAGGCTCATCAGGCCCGCGACGGGCAGGGGGATTTCGCCTGTCACCTTGCCGTCTTCCACCACCACGAAGCCGCCCTTGATGTCGGAGAGGCGGTTGGCGGCTATGGTCATATCGTCTTCGGAGACCCCGACCACGCAGATATTGTGGCTGTCATGGCCGACGGTGGAGGCGATGGCACCCTTTTTCAGGCCGAAGCCCTGCACGAAGCCATTGGCGTGGTTGCCGTTCTTGCCATGACGCTCGATGACGGCAACCTTGATGATGTCGCGGTCGAGATCGACGCTGGTTTGGTTGCCGGAGGCGGGCAGGCGGTAGCGGCGGTATTCGGTAATGATCTTGCCCGGCAACACGCCCATGACAGGCACTTCGCCGTCACTGACAGGCACGGCAAAATCGGCTGACTTGACGATCCGGGCCTTGACGCTGTCGAGGCCCACCGGGGCCACCGGCTTGCGGGTGGCAAACAGCGCATCGGTGACGCTGCGACCGGCCGCAAAAACGGTCTCGGCCTTGCAGTTTTCCAGACTGTCCACCACCACCAGATCGGCCCGCCAGCCGGGGGCGACCAGGCCGCGATCCCGCAGGCCAAAGGCGCGGGCCGCTGAGATGGAGGCGGCACGGTAGATAGCCAGCGGCTCCACACCATGGGCAATGGCCGTGCGGATCATATAATCCAGATGGCCTTGCTCAGCGATATCAAGCGGGTTGCGGTCATCGGTGCAGAGCGCCAGAAAGGGCGACAGCCGTTCGGTTATGATTGGCATCAGCGCCAGCAAATCCTTGGAAACCGAGCCTTCGCGCACCAGAATATGCATGCCTTTGCGGATCTTCTCCAGGGCTTCTTCCGCCGTGGTGCATTCATGCTCGGTGCGAATACCCGCCGAGAGATAGCCGTTCAAATCGTTACCGCGCAGCAGCGGCGCATGACCATCGATATGGCCGCCCTGAAAGGCTTCCAGCTTGGCCATGCAGATCGGGTCTTTATGGATCACGCCGGGAAAATTCATGAATTCGGCAAGGCCGATCACCTTCGGGTGGTCGCGGAACGGCAAAAGCCGCTCAATGGGCAGGTCCGCGCCCGAGGTTTCCAGATGGGTCGCGGGCACGCAGGAGGACAGCTGCACACGGATATCCATGATGGTTTCCAGTGCCGATTCCAGGAAGAACTCGATGCCTTCGGTGCCCAGCACATTGGCGATTTCATGGGGATCGCAGATCGCCGTGGTGACGCCGTAAGGCAGCACGCAGCGGTCGAATTCATGCGGTGTGACCAGCGAGCTTTCAATATGCAGATGCGTGTCGATAAAACCCGGCACGACGATCTTGCCGGATATGTCGATTTCCTCGCGGCCCTGGTAGGTTCCGCAGGTGCCGACAATGGTATCGCCGCAGATGGCAATATCGCTTTCCACCAGATCACCGGTGACGAGATCGAAAAACCGGCCGCCTTTCAGCACGATATCAGCGGTTTCGCGGCCGACGCCCTGGTCGATACGGCGTTCCAATGGGCTCATGGATGTGGCTCCTTCGGTCTCAGGTCTGGATGAGCGACAAACGCCGCTCGAAAAAACTGGGGCTTGGGCGATCTTTACCCAGCACCGTCAGAATCTCTCTAGCACAATCTTCCGGTGTCTTGTCTGTGGTATCGACGTCCAGATCATAGGGGCCATGCTCATGCACAGCCATTTGCCAGCGTTGTACGGGTTCTGGCGCTGGATCGTTTGTTGAGCCTTGCAAATAATTTATTGCGCCATTCGACGGTGAGGCGGCGCGGCGGACCATGATCGTCGTCAACGAGCAACGGACACCGATGAACAGCAACGGTAGGCCAGCCAGCCGCCTCGCACAATCATCCAGGATATGCAGAGGTCTCGAATAGCCATCATGATAACCCGTATCGACCACCACATTGATTCCCAGACGGCTATGGGCGGCTATCGTTTCGTGCAGGGCGGCATACAGCTGCTGCACGACTGCTTCTTTTTCCGGGTGCTCGCCGCCGGGCCGCAAGCCGATGCCGGGCCTGTGCCTTTCGCTGATCGTGGCCATCTGTGCATCAACGCCGAGATTGACCCAGAGGCCCGGAAAGCTGTCCAGCACCACCTTTGCAATGCTGGATTTGCCGGACCGCGGGGCGCCGTTCAGGATCAGGATCTGTCCCGCAGGCTCCACCTCTCCGTTTGTGTCCAGCCTCACGCCTCGACGGTCACGGTAAAGCCGTGACGGGTGCTTTCGCCGGGGGCAAGCGTAACCGTATAGGGCCGCTCCACCAGTTCGCTGCTCTTGCCATGCAGGGCGGCCATGCCGTGCCATGGCTCGATGCAGATGAAGGGCGCGCCGGGCTTTTGCCAGAGTGCCAGATTGGGCAGGTTTTCAAAGTGGAAATGCAGGCTGGCCGCATCCTCGGCGCGATAGGTCAACTCCGTTCCCGCACCTTCGGGAAAGATCATCGCGTCTTCCTCGAACTGGCTCTTGTCCAGCACCAGCCGTCCGGCATGAAAAGGCGAGGGGCGAGCTTCCTCGGCCAGCAGGCCACCGCCTAGCCGTAGCAGGGGCGGTTCTGCGCCATTGTCCAGCGTGATCGTATGCGGCGTGCCCTCTGCCCCCGGCAAGGGCCAGAGAAAAGCCGGATGGAAACCGAGGCCATAGGGCATGGGCGTGTCGCCGCGATTGGTGACCGTGGCGGCAACCGTCAGGGCCGCGCCATGTAGCCGGTATTCCAGCACCAGCGAAAAATCGAAAGGATAAGCGGCTTTGGTTTCATCATCGGCGGTCAGTTCGTGGCGACAGACATCGGCTCCG
The nucleotide sequence above comes from Agrobacterium vitis. Encoded proteins:
- a CDS encoding glycosyltransferase family 4 protein, with protein sequence MRLTIVTDAWHPQVNGVVRSIENTNAELTRMGVTVTMVTPADYRSLPMPTYPEIRLSLASPWRIAAAIKQSRPDLIHIATEGPLGLLARRWCLSQGLAFSTSYHTRFPEYVAARLPLPLSLLYAYVRWFHRAGGACMVATESLKRELEERKIGNLRLWSRGIDTELFHPQPLEANPFDLPRPIFMTVGRVAVEKNLPAFLDLDLPGSKVVVGDGPARAELTERYPDVLFTGVKFGAELASAYAQADVFVFPSKTDTFGNTILEALACGVPVAGFPVTGPIDIISDPKAGALNDDLKAACLEALNCSRSHARALAETYSWASATRQFLDNVIEAKTQGRWRMLMRRKKAINQALEN
- a CDS encoding alpha-amylase family glycosyl hydrolase; translation: MPTKTDRASKTAVKAGGDWWRGAVIYQVYPRSFQDTTGDGIGDIKGITQRLPYIASLGVDAIWLSPFFTSPMADMGYDVSDYCDVDPMFGTLADFDAMMTKAHDLGLKVIIDQVISHTSDQHPWFIESRASRNNPKADWYVWANAKPDGTAPSNWLSVFGGPAWEWDGVRKQYYMHNFLGSQPDLNFHNPQVQQAVLDATHFWLERGVDGFRLDTVNYYFHDKELRNNPPHAPDSGDAGLDAPDVNPYGMQEHLHDKTQPENIGFLQKLRALLDEYQDRTTVGEVGDGARSLKTVAAYTSGGDKLHMCYTFDLLGPHFTPSHIRDCVTSFQSMVRDGWVCWAFSNHDVVRHVSRFAQGPEEMPQVAKLAIGILASLRGSICLYQGEELGLPEADIAFEDLRDPYGIRFWPSFKGRDGCRTPMVWEKAKAQAGFTSGKPWLPVQPDQQALSVDAQDKDKSSVLNHYRSMLALRKAHPALRDGSMSFLDINEDVLAFLRGENSERLLFVFNMRRGPQEVRLPEHMTVKEIIALPDARSTFEKGVITLDALDGFCARV
- a CDS encoding Txe/YoeB family addiction module toxin gives rise to the protein MLVAFTDEGWEDYCFWQETDPKTAQRINALLKDTKRHPFSGIGKPEPLKGQFKGFWSRRISQEHRLVYAVKGQDSDQVLIVAQCRYHY
- a CDS encoding type II toxin-antitoxin system Phd/YefM family antitoxin, producing MDTVFFSKARAELAGLLDKVNEDASAVEIVRRDKPSAVLMSKEEYESMVETLHLLSSPANASRLLKAKQAIEAGRFSPRHLPDLDDA
- the ade gene encoding adenine deaminase, whose protein sequence is MSPLERRIDQGVGRETADIVLKGGRFFDLVTGDLVESDIAICGDTIVGTCGTYQGREEIDISGKIVVPGFIDTHLHIESSLVTPHEFDRCVLPYGVTTAICDPHEIANVLGTEGIEFFLESALETIMDIRVQLSSCVPATHLETSGADLPIERLLPFRDHPKVIGLAEFMNFPGVIHKDPICMAKLEAFQGGHIDGHAPLLRGNDLNGYLSAGIRTEHECTTAEEALEKIRKGMHILVREGSVSKDLLALMPIITERLSPFLALCTDDRNPLDIAEQGHLDYMIRTAIAHGVEPLAIYRAASISAARAFGLRDRGLVAPGWRADLVVVDSLENCKAETVFAAGRSVTDALFATRKPVAPVGLDSVKARIVKSADFAVPVSDGEVPVMGVLPGKIITEYRRYRLPASGNQTSVDLDRDIIKVAVIERHGKNGNHANGFVQGFGLKKGAIASTVGHDSHNICVVGVSEDDMTIAANRLSDIKGGFVVVEDGKVTGEIPLPVAGLMSLEPFESVRDTLHELRKAAYALGTTLQEPFLQVAFLPLPVIPHLKISDKGMVDVDKFMLIG
- a CDS encoding chloramphenicol phosphotransferase CPT family protein; its protein translation is MRLDTNGEVEPAGQILILNGAPRSGKSSIAKVVLDSFPGLWVNLGVDAQMATISERHRPGIGLRPGGEHPEKEAVVQQLYAALHETIAAHSRLGINVVVDTGYHDGYSRPLHILDDCARRLAGLPLLFIGVRCSLTTIMVRRAASPSNGAINYLQGSTNDPAPEPVQRWQMAVHEHGPYDLDVDTTDKTPEDCAREILTVLGKDRPSPSFFERRLSLIQT
- a CDS encoding aldose 1-epimerase family protein, with amino-acid sequence MPTLTEIGNDQLTVQISSLGAEMQSLRTKDGQSLLWHGDAAYWGGRSPILFPIVGKAKDDTLLIDGKPYAMAQHGIARRREFTLLEAGADVCRHELTADDETKAAYPFDFSLVLEYRLHGAALTVAATVTNRGDTPMPYGLGFHPAFLWPLPGAEGTPHTITLDNGAEPPLLRLGGGLLAEEARPSPFHAGRLVLDKSQFEEDAMIFPEGAGTELTYRAEDAASLHFHFENLPNLALWQKPGAPFICIEPWHGMAALHGKSSELVERPYTVTLAPGESTRHGFTVTVEA